From a single bacterium genomic region:
- the elbB gene encoding isoprenoid biosynthesis glyoxalase ElbB gives MPRVGVVLAGCGFMDGAEIYESTLTMLSLDRRGIEYQCLAPDIQQMHVVNHRTGEVSTESRNVLSEAARIARGKIEPLSDSWIERLEGFILPGGFGAAKNYCDFAVKGEECSINPILESFLRKVVTAKKPLGVICISPVVLARALKGTNMSPRLTVGGNSAASRAVDNFGSVHTNCAVTDCIVDKSYNIVSTPAFMYNARISEVEQGIDKMIEEFSRLLGK, from the coding sequence ATGCCACGAGTTGGAGTTGTTTTGGCCGGCTGCGGATTCATGGATGGCGCGGAAATCTATGAATCAACGTTGACTATGCTTTCATTAGATCGGCGGGGGATCGAATATCAGTGTCTTGCGCCAGATATTCAACAAATGCACGTCGTGAATCATCGCACTGGTGAGGTAAGTACCGAGAGTCGCAATGTTCTATCAGAGGCGGCGAGAATAGCGCGAGGAAAGATTGAGCCGCTATCGGATTCTTGGATTGAAAGACTCGAAGGGTTCATTTTGCCTGGCGGATTCGGAGCGGCAAAGAACTACTGCGACTTTGCAGTAAAAGGAGAGGAGTGCAGCATCAATCCTATCCTGGAGTCGTTTCTGCGGAAGGTTGTTACTGCGAAGAAACCACTAGGTGTGATATGCATTTCACCGGTGGTGTTGGCGCGTGCTCTTAAGGGCACGAACATGTCACCTCGGCTGACGGTAGGTGGAAATTCAGCGGCATCCAGAGCTGTGGATAACTTTGGCTCTGTACACACAAACTGCGCAGTTACTGATTGCATTGTGGATAAGTCGTATAACATCGTTTCTACACCGGCATTTATGTACAATGCTAGAATCAGTGAAGTTGAACAGGGCATCGACAAAATGATTGAAGAGTTTTCCAGGCTGTTAGGAAAATAG
- the rpmA gene encoding 50S ribosomal protein L27, with protein sequence MAHKKGQGSTRNGRDSQPKMLGVKRYAGQHVHAGEILVRQRGTRIHPGELVGMGRDHTLFAKANGVVKFTDGGRSNRKFVHIIPASA encoded by the coding sequence ATGGCACATAAAAAAGGACAAGGTTCAACCCGTAACGGCCGGGATAGTCAACCCAAGATGCTGGGTGTCAAGCGGTATGCAGGCCAACACGTACACGCGGGCGAGATACTCGTCCGCCAACGCGGGACGAGGATTCACCCGGGTGAATTAGTTGGCATGGGACGTGACCACACGTTGTTTGCGAAAGCAAATGGCGTTGTCAAGTTCACGGATGGCGGTCGTTCTAACCGCAAGTTTGTGCACATTATTCCTGCGTCTGCGTGA
- a CDS encoding Rne/Rng family ribonuclease, whose translation MKKELVINSTTTETRIALVEDGSLANLFVEFPDAERNVGDIYKATVRKVLPGMQAAFLDIGWEIDGFIHFSDLYQSAVDMAEGTDMEEVTLPEKREGRKRAWKPRAELKQGQEILVQIIKEPLGTKGPRLTSQISLPGRFLVLVPGDNLVGVSKRIPDVKERKRLKSILKQIKPEGFGLICRTIGEGKTDAEVRHDLSMLLRLWRMIESKIETAPSPSRIHKEAPLTSSIIRDLFGPDIARVVIDDKRLYREIRAYVRAVARPFLDRITYHEGPGPVFDLYNIEQEIEKGLSRKVWFGGGSYLIIEQTEAVVTIDVNSGRFVGKEDQDENNLRVNLKACREIAHQIRLRDLGGIIIIDFIDMYHEGNRKKVFDAMHQALSGDRAKWDIAPISQFGIMEMTRQRTKSSLVHAFNEPCPTCHGSGLIESKETVVTRLQSWVRRFRAQTGEMGLTIRAHPVIVDYITQGLRSHLRRIMWDALLYIKLEPDSSLNIDEFKGYSWKQRREVTSEFQSKVPDKSST comes from the coding sequence TTGAAGAAAGAACTAGTAATTAATTCGACCACTACCGAAACTCGCATTGCGCTTGTTGAGGATGGGTCGTTAGCCAATTTGTTTGTTGAATTCCCGGATGCTGAGCGAAATGTCGGGGACATTTACAAGGCGACTGTACGAAAAGTACTTCCCGGAATGCAGGCGGCATTTCTTGATATTGGTTGGGAAATCGACGGATTCATTCATTTTTCCGACTTGTATCAAAGTGCAGTCGATATGGCAGAAGGCACGGACATGGAAGAGGTGACTCTTCCAGAGAAGCGTGAAGGCCGTAAACGGGCATGGAAGCCACGAGCCGAACTGAAACAGGGTCAGGAGATTCTTGTACAAATCATTAAGGAACCTCTTGGAACGAAGGGGCCCCGCCTTACATCGCAAATCTCTTTGCCAGGGCGTTTCCTTGTGCTTGTTCCGGGGGATAATCTTGTTGGCGTCTCAAAGCGTATTCCAGATGTGAAAGAGCGGAAACGTCTGAAGTCAATATTGAAGCAGATTAAGCCGGAAGGATTTGGACTGATTTGCAGAACAATTGGCGAAGGCAAAACAGACGCTGAAGTTCGACACGACCTAAGCATGCTGTTACGACTTTGGAGAATGATCGAGTCGAAAATTGAAACGGCTCCTTCACCGAGCCGGATTCACAAGGAGGCGCCGCTTACATCCAGCATAATACGCGATTTGTTTGGGCCGGACATTGCTCGAGTAGTGATTGATGATAAACGCCTTTACAGAGAAATTCGTGCGTACGTTCGCGCAGTAGCACGTCCGTTTCTCGATAGAATCACCTATCATGAAGGCCCCGGCCCCGTTTTCGATTTGTATAATATCGAACAGGAAATCGAAAAAGGTCTGTCGCGAAAAGTCTGGTTTGGTGGTGGAAGCTACTTGATCATTGAGCAAACGGAAGCGGTTGTCACGATTGACGTGAACTCCGGGCGTTTTGTCGGCAAGGAAGACCAGGATGAGAATAATCTGCGAGTTAATCTAAAGGCCTGCCGTGAGATCGCACACCAGATCCGACTTCGTGATCTCGGCGGGATTATAATTATTGACTTCATAGATATGTATCATGAAGGGAACCGAAAGAAAGTCTTTGACGCAATGCACCAAGCTTTGTCAGGTGACAGGGCAAAATGGGACATCGCGCCGATCAGTCAATTCGGCATCATGGAGATGACTAGGCAGAGAACCAAATCGTCACTGGTTCACGCGTTTAATGAACCGTGTCCGACTTGCCATGGGTCGGGATTAATTGAGTCGAAGGAAACTGTAGTGACGCGTTTGCAATCCTGGGTACGGAGATTCCGGGCTCAAACAGGAGAAATGGGATTGACAATTCGTGCACATCCGGTAATCGTTGATTATATAACACAGGGCCTTCGATCTCACCTTCGTCGAATAATGTGGGATGCACTTCTCTACATAAAGCTCGAACCAGACTCGAGCTTAAATATAGATGAATTCAAGGGTTACAGTTGGAAGCAGCGACGAGAAGTAACATCGGAGTTTCAATCGAAGGTGCCTGACAAATCAAGCACTTGA
- the rplU gene encoding 50S ribosomal protein L21, with protein sequence MYAICNLKGHQVKVRPDETIKVQYRGDTKPGDIIVLDDILLLHNGKELKIGKPTVSAKVHAKVVEHGRDPKVIVFRKKKRTEYKKHKGHKQWFTLLHIEKIEAN encoded by the coding sequence ATGTACGCAATCTGCAATCTCAAAGGGCACCAGGTCAAAGTCAGACCAGACGAGACCATAAAAGTGCAATACCGCGGCGACACCAAGCCGGGTGACATTATCGTCTTAGACGATATTTTGCTGCTTCACAACGGAAAAGAACTGAAGATCGGTAAACCTACTGTTTCGGCCAAGGTGCATGCAAAGGTTGTTGAACACGGCCGCGATCCGAAGGTGATCGTATTCCGCAAGAAGAAGAGAACTGAATACAAGAAGCATAAGGGCCACAAGCAATGGTTCACGCTTCTTCACATTGAGAAGATAGAAGCAAACTAA
- a CDS encoding BamA/TamA family outer membrane protein, whose product MCLGIICTLGSAFGKGIESLHVRGFSEPVVQTWLSLVGGEEDIDPAAIVGDSLICLGYLECNVYQHGDTIFVNTGKQYHFRSANVSGDSAVLWKVSNETLPWSRSGEFDLARITESANEILSWCESNGYPYARVELDSFSVNADSHFVTPYVRVLAGPLVSIDFIGFEGNDISQSWMLAKESRLKNGMSFNQLRVQSAHRRLSQLEFIRSVREPRIVVGEAGRTGIVFEVEENKLSRLDLVAGLSPRNDIGEQTFTAYVDLQFLNLFGTGRRGKVKWTKPAKGIQELLFAWRETWLARLPLYLEGSFAQRVEDTLYVTRDYGARLGVPIASNTDIFGGVTRSELLADSAVASLLSISPHNTVFLELGILVDTRDHFRNPRSGYRFETSGSRGQRLTDSRPQGSNRRSFELRRAVLDLEFNHEVARYWIVHLSGHARLIESDEPRIQSSDRFRLGGANSLRGYREEQFLGSRIAWTSVEARYWLGLSSRVHFFTDWAAINDSPAAAAGTPRNLIRGAYGIGVRLETAIGVWGIDYGIADGSSPLNGQLHVSLLSLF is encoded by the coding sequence ATGTGCCTCGGCATAATTTGCACGCTTGGCAGCGCATTTGGCAAGGGAATCGAGAGCCTCCATGTAAGGGGATTCAGTGAACCGGTCGTACAGACGTGGTTAAGTCTTGTCGGCGGCGAAGAGGACATTGACCCAGCAGCGATAGTCGGTGATTCTCTCATTTGCCTCGGATATTTGGAGTGCAACGTTTACCAGCATGGTGATACGATATTCGTAAACACGGGCAAACAGTATCATTTCCGGAGTGCCAATGTCTCCGGAGACTCTGCAGTACTTTGGAAGGTGTCCAATGAGACTCTCCCGTGGTCGCGCAGCGGTGAGTTTGATCTCGCCAGAATAACCGAATCTGCGAACGAAATTCTGTCATGGTGCGAATCAAATGGCTACCCATACGCACGTGTAGAATTAGATTCGTTTTCAGTGAACGCCGATTCTCATTTTGTTACACCTTATGTGAGAGTACTGGCTGGTCCTTTGGTGAGCATAGACTTTATTGGATTTGAAGGAAATGACATTTCACAGTCATGGATGCTTGCCAAAGAGAGCCGGCTTAAGAACGGAATGAGTTTTAACCAACTACGAGTTCAATCAGCACATCGTCGACTGTCTCAGCTTGAATTCATTCGCAGCGTGCGCGAACCAAGAATAGTAGTTGGTGAAGCAGGTAGGACCGGCATTGTGTTTGAAGTTGAGGAGAATAAGCTTTCCAGGCTTGATTTGGTTGCAGGCTTGAGTCCGAGAAATGACATCGGCGAGCAGACATTTACCGCATATGTGGACCTGCAATTTCTAAACTTGTTTGGAACTGGCAGGCGTGGCAAGGTAAAGTGGACAAAACCAGCAAAAGGAATTCAGGAACTTTTATTTGCATGGAGAGAGACATGGCTCGCACGCTTGCCACTTTACCTGGAAGGTTCATTTGCTCAACGAGTCGAGGACACCTTGTATGTGACTCGTGATTATGGCGCGCGGCTTGGTGTGCCGATTGCGTCCAATACTGACATCTTTGGCGGCGTCACGCGGTCGGAATTGTTGGCGGATTCCGCAGTAGCATCATTGCTTAGTATTTCGCCGCACAATACCGTCTTTCTTGAGCTTGGCATTCTTGTCGACACGCGAGACCACTTCAGAAATCCCCGGAGCGGTTATAGATTTGAGACAAGCGGTTCACGGGGTCAACGTTTGACTGATAGTCGACCGCAAGGGTCAAACAGACGTAGCTTTGAATTGCGCCGTGCGGTTCTTGATCTGGAATTCAATCATGAGGTTGCCAGGTATTGGATTGTCCATCTCAGCGGGCATGCCAGGTTGATCGAATCGGATGAGCCGCGCATTCAGTCATCTGACAGGTTTCGGCTGGGAGGAGCGAACTCGCTGAGGGGGTATCGTGAAGAGCAATTCCTAGGTTCCAGAATTGCGTGGACGTCAGTTGAAGCTCGATATTGGCTCGGATTGTCGTCAAGAGTCCATTTCTTCACGGATTGGGCAGCAATAAACGACTCCCCTGCTGCAGCCGCCGGTACGCCACGCAATCTAATTCGGGGCGCTTACGGAATCGGGGTCCGATTGGAAACGGCAATAGGCGTATGGGGGATAGATTACGGTATAGCAGACGGCAGTTCTCCCTTGAACGGGCAACTGCACGTCTCACTTTTGAGTTTATTTTAA
- the mdh gene encoding malate dehydrogenase, translating to MKVTVIGAGNVGATCAYILSDKNICKEIVLLDIADGIPQGKALDMWEAAPIGSSSTSIVGTNSYADTANSDIIVMTAGKPRTPGMSRDDLLAANIEIMRSAIGEAAKASPNAIIIVVSNPLDAMCYTALKLTGFPPHRVFGMAGILDTARYRTFIAMELGVSVKDISAVVLGGHGDTMVPLPRLTTVGGVPLTELVSKERVEAIVQRTRDGGAEIVKYLKTGSAYYAPAAAAVEMVESIIVDQKRVLPCAVWLNGEYGCKEIYMGVPVVIGRSGVERILEIKFTPEEQKMFDHSAEAVRSVIVATKL from the coding sequence ATGAAAGTAACCGTAATTGGCGCTGGTAACGTCGGAGCCACATGTGCCTACATCCTTTCCGACAAAAACATATGCAAGGAAATAGTCTTACTTGACATCGCAGACGGAATTCCGCAAGGCAAAGCACTGGACATGTGGGAAGCCGCGCCGATAGGCAGTTCAAGCACGTCAATTGTCGGGACAAACAGTTATGCGGACACAGCCAATTCAGACATTATAGTAATGACTGCCGGCAAGCCCAGGACTCCCGGGATGTCAAGAGACGATCTGCTGGCTGCTAATATTGAGATCATGCGCTCGGCCATCGGTGAAGCGGCAAAGGCGTCTCCCAATGCGATCATTATCGTCGTATCAAATCCGCTGGACGCGATGTGCTACACAGCTTTGAAACTGACCGGATTCCCACCACATCGCGTGTTCGGAATGGCCGGTATTTTGGACACAGCTCGATATCGTACGTTTATTGCAATGGAACTGGGTGTATCAGTCAAAGACATATCAGCCGTCGTATTGGGTGGTCACGGGGATACGATGGTCCCATTGCCAAGACTAACAACGGTGGGTGGAGTGCCACTTACTGAATTGGTTTCAAAAGAGAGAGTTGAGGCGATTGTTCAACGTACACGCGACGGCGGTGCGGAAATCGTGAAGTATTTGAAGACAGGGTCGGCGTATTATGCTCCGGCTGCTGCGGCTGTGGAAATGGTCGAGTCGATTATCGTGGATCAGAAGCGCGTTTTGCCTTGCGCAGTTTGGCTGAACGGTGAATACGGCTGCAAGGAAATCTACATGGGTGTTCCAGTAGTCATCGGTCGATCTGGTGTGGAACGTATCCTTGAGATTAAATTCACTCCCGAAGAGCAGAAGATGTTCGATCATTCGGCGGAGGCCGTACGGTCAGTAATTGTGGCAACCAAACTCTAA